The proteins below are encoded in one region of Desertifilum tharense IPPAS B-1220:
- a CDS encoding sorbosone dehydrogenase family protein has product MLFKRTSGRLLLAGAFLLGILSPASAQLPEQLRIERMEGHLFTPELLEFNEALVQRLRLPEGFQIGVVATDLGNPRKIAVAPNGTIYVTRREQGDVLALTDTNGDGRADRRRTVASDLEYVNGITIHQNRLYFVTDTELYAADLRPDGTEGSPQLLIDDIPDAGQHPNRTLAFGPDGMLYLSVGSTCNACEEPNEEHATLLRAQADGSNRSIYARGLRNTIGFGWHPVTGELWGMDHGSDWRGEDQPPEELNRIQQGRHYGWPFCWGDRQPDVFLPANPEGMSKAEFCQTQTEPPVLTYQAHSSPLAFAFYNGSQFPAEYRGDAFIAMRGSWNRNPPVGYKLVRVRFENNQPVQFEDFITGFLTNDGQAQFGRPVGLAIAPDGSMLFTDDTNGVIYRVSYNGRP; this is encoded by the coding sequence ATGCTGTTCAAGAGAACATCAGGACGTTTATTGCTTGCCGGAGCATTCCTCCTTGGAATTCTCTCTCCCGCCTCTGCCCAACTGCCCGAACAACTCCGGATCGAACGGATGGAAGGGCATCTTTTCACCCCCGAACTGTTAGAATTCAACGAAGCATTAGTGCAACGCTTAAGGCTGCCTGAAGGGTTTCAGATCGGCGTTGTTGCCACCGATCTTGGCAACCCCCGCAAGATTGCAGTCGCCCCTAATGGCACCATTTACGTAACGCGTCGCGAACAAGGGGATGTACTCGCCCTCACCGATACCAACGGCGACGGACGCGCCGATCGACGACGCACGGTAGCCTCCGATCTGGAATATGTGAACGGCATTACCATTCACCAAAACCGCCTCTATTTTGTCACCGATACCGAACTCTATGCCGCCGATCTGCGCCCTGATGGGACCGAAGGATCGCCGCAACTGTTAATTGACGATATCCCTGATGCCGGACAACACCCCAACCGCACCCTAGCCTTTGGGCCCGATGGGATGCTGTACTTATCGGTGGGGAGTACCTGCAATGCTTGCGAAGAACCCAACGAAGAACACGCCACCCTCCTGCGGGCGCAAGCCGATGGTAGCAACCGCAGCATCTATGCCCGTGGGTTGCGAAATACGATTGGTTTTGGATGGCATCCCGTCACGGGTGAGTTGTGGGGAATGGATCATGGTTCTGACTGGCGCGGCGAAGATCAACCCCCCGAAGAACTCAACCGCATTCAACAGGGTAGACATTATGGCTGGCCATTTTGTTGGGGCGATCGCCAACCGGATGTTTTTCTCCCCGCCAACCCTGAAGGGATGAGTAAAGCAGAATTTTGTCAAACCCAAACCGAACCCCCCGTTCTCACCTACCAAGCCCACAGTTCTCCCCTAGCCTTCGCGTTTTACAACGGTTCCCAGTTTCCCGCCGAGTATCGCGGAGATGCCTTTATTGCCATGCGAGGTTCGTGGAACCGCAACCCACCCGTAGGATATAAGCTGGTGCGCGTCCGCTTTGAGAATAATCAACCCGTCCAATTTGAGGATTTTATTACCGGGTTCCTCACCAACGATGGACAAGCCCAATTTGGTAGGCCTGTCGGTTTAGCGATCGCTCCAGACGGTTCGATGCTATTTACCGATGATACCAATGGGGTCATCTATCGCGTTTCCTACAACGGCAGACCCTAA
- a CDS encoding iron uptake porin: MGVSLKALAILGTVGIFSPVAALELPLTEELLENAITNRDSLAQITSVSNLSDVQPTDWAFQALESLMARYGCLSGYPDNTFRGNRALTRYEFAAGVNACLDRILTRISDSSLEVSSEDWLILNRLQEDFAVELAALQTQVDRLETQVAQLENQQFSPIVRLNTSVVFAGTDLIGDRADANPDTQINSNFALNYRMRFNLVSSFTGRDRLMVRLQSSNRVPNFSGVSGTEMTRLSFEVGNTNDRINLNLLEYRFPVGDRLNLYLYGNAASHHFYTNVLNPYFASFGGAKGSPSRFSERNPIYRIGFLSPGGAAANYQFSDAVRLDFGYLTDNLNNPAAGAGLFNGSYSALGQLTVRPASNLDFAFTYVRNYAANGNLLHRTGSEFSNTPFGLGVPLTSNSYGLQALWRMTPRFAVSGWFGYTQANRVDGRQGQADAINYAVNLAFPDLFKDGAVGGVGFGMPPKVIRNTLSQRQDPDTGFHLEAFYEYPLNRNIKLIPGVMYLVNPDHNAANGNIFVGTFRTVFNF, from the coding sequence ATGGGCGTAAGTTTAAAGGCGCTAGCGATCTTAGGCACGGTTGGGATATTCTCCCCTGTGGCGGCGTTAGAGCTTCCCTTAACTGAGGAATTGCTAGAGAATGCAATAACAAATCGCGATTCTTTAGCACAAATTACTTCAGTATCAAATTTATCAGACGTACAGCCAACAGATTGGGCGTTTCAAGCTTTAGAATCTTTAATGGCTCGTTATGGTTGCTTAAGCGGTTATCCCGATAATACCTTTCGCGGCAATCGAGCCTTAACGCGCTATGAGTTTGCTGCGGGTGTGAATGCTTGTTTGGATCGCATCCTCACCAGAATTAGCGATTCCTCTTTAGAAGTTTCTTCAGAAGATTGGTTAATCTTAAACCGATTGCAAGAAGATTTTGCCGTTGAATTAGCCGCGCTGCAAACTCAAGTCGATCGTTTAGAAACCCAAGTCGCGCAACTGGAAAATCAACAATTTTCTCCCATTGTGCGTTTGAATACTTCAGTGGTGTTCGCGGGGACTGACTTAATTGGCGATCGCGCTGACGCTAACCCCGATACGCAGATTAACTCTAATTTTGCCCTCAACTATCGGATGCGCTTTAACCTAGTCTCCAGTTTTACTGGACGCGATCGCTTAATGGTGCGCTTGCAATCTTCTAACCGCGTTCCTAACTTTAGCGGTGTTTCAGGAACCGAGATGACGCGCCTTTCCTTTGAAGTCGGCAATACCAACGATCGGATTAATCTTAACTTACTAGAATATCGCTTTCCTGTAGGCGATCGCCTTAACCTCTATCTCTACGGAAACGCCGCCTCCCACCATTTCTATACCAACGTCCTCAATCCTTACTTTGCCAGTTTTGGGGGTGCCAAAGGTTCGCCTTCCCGCTTTTCCGAACGCAACCCCATTTATCGGATCGGCTTTCTCAGTCCGGGGGGTGCAGCCGCCAACTATCAGTTTAGCGATGCCGTGCGCTTAGACTTTGGCTATTTAACCGATAATTTGAATAACCCCGCCGCAGGTGCCGGACTGTTTAATGGCAGTTATAGCGCATTAGGACAGCTTACCGTTAGACCGGCCTCTAACCTAGATTTTGCCTTCACCTACGTTCGCAACTATGCCGCCAATGGTAACTTACTGCATCGCACCGGAAGTGAATTTTCTAATACTCCCTTTGGTTTAGGCGTTCCCTTAACCTCCAATTCCTATGGACTGCAAGCCTTATGGCGAATGACTCCTCGCTTCGCCGTTAGCGGGTGGTTTGGTTATACTCAAGCGAATCGAGTTGATGGCAGGCAGGGACAAGCCGACGCGATCAACTATGCTGTTAACTTAGCCTTTCCCGACTTATTCAAGGATGGGGCCGTGGGTGGAGTGGGTTTTGGGATGCCGCCGAAAGTGATTCGCAACACCCTTTCGCAACGACAAGATCCCGATACTGGGTTTCATTTAGAAGCGTTTTATGAGTATCCCCTGAATCGCAATATTAAATTGATTCCGGGCGTTATGTATCTGGTAAACCCAGACCACAACGCCGCTAACGGGAATATTTTTGTGGGGACGTTTCGCACCGTGTTTAACTTCTAA
- a CDS encoding non-ribosomal peptide synthetase — protein MLGHSQEACLHQLFEFQVQQSPDAIALVYQKQSLTYQELNDRANQLAHRLKQLGVGPEVLVAICVERSLSMVIGLLGILKAGGAYVPLDPSYPPDRLAYMLEHSQTPVLLVQQALLPILPEHSAQVICLDTDLDGTPAENPQSDVTPDNLAYVIYTSGSTGKPKGVAIAHRGAVNTLLDINQRFSVTRCDRVLAVSSFSFDLSVYDIFGLLAVGGTVVIPSASASPDPAEWLDTLHQAQITLWDSAPPLMQMLVDYATARNLNLPDSLRLVLLSGDWIPLTLPDRIHTLGNPETAVISLGGATEASIWSILYPIAQVEPHWKSIPYGRPMTRQQFHILNEYLEPCPNGEAGQLYIGGIGLARCYWRDPEKTRDRFIIHPQTGDRLYCTGDLGRYLPDGNIEFIGRIDHQVKIRGFRIELGEIEATLRQHPEVGDAVVIVREDTPNHKRLVAYVVRPPQNASEADEDSELLSQWQAIYNTTYSQTPTPQNQTFNIVGWNSSYTGQPIPEAEMHEWVEHTVERILQLQPQQVLEIGCGTGLLVSRIAPHCTHYWAADFSGQALRCIEQMRQSVSGLEHVTLLERSADNFEGIAEASLDTLIINSVIQHFPSIDYLVAVLEKAVKAVRKGGKIFLGDLRSLPLLEAYHTSVQLYRADQGETRSQLLNTAQLAIAQEEELVIDPAFFNALKHHLPEIAQIEILPKRGIHHNELTRFRYDVTLEIGEPLPVTSDIQWLEWQPHWTLAEIEERLRSQRPLKIGWRHITNARLETELKTQQWLHNNAAPDTVGEWQTYLQTQPPQGLDPEALWQLAQALNYQIHISWLNTDASGCYDVVFQQTSIESPLVLAAETPVSPQPWQHYANQPLQQIVAQKLIPRLRCFVQDKLPDYMTPDRFVLLEALPLTPNGKVDRRSLPAPDASRPDLEEQYVAPRTELEATLAEIWADVLGIERVGIYDNFLALGGHSLLAIQIDGRLRNALQVELPGDSLFTCPTVASLAQRILESNATPTRQPVATLQPVSRHSYLPLSWNQQQLWFLKQLAPDAPVYNEPCTIHFASEIQVDALEKALHELIKRHESLRTRFTIVEGKPVQVIDSPAATFDLPLVDLRKLPSNQREDRALHLAGQEAKAPFDLATGPMMRATLIQLGDTDYRLFLTFHHIIMDGISIYNAFLPELATLYEAFKNHSPSHPPLALPELPLQYADFAVWQQQILQGDTLKPQLDYWQQQLADLPVLQLPCDYPRPTTPSFQGARQRLALSKPLTEALKVLSQQAGVTLYMTLLAAFKVLLYRYSGQEDIVVGTFSAGRNPPETAEMMGFFVNTLVLRTDLSGNPSFQTLLSRVRDVTLNAYAHEEVPFEQLLTTLRPERRPGENPLFQVAFAPQPPMPVLSQGWQVSYLDVETDTAKFDLTLDVEERPEGVIGRLEYNTERFKPDTIERLLGHWQTLLESVVANPEQKIAQLPLLTARERQQLAVWNQTQTDYPQQACVHQLFEEQVARSPQATALIFADQHLSYQELNQRANQLAHYLQNLGVGPEVLVGICVERSLDLIVGLLAILKAGGAYVPLDPTYPPQRLTLMLEDAAVPVLVTQSALRASLPAHRARVVCLDADLPQIQQQSWENPTSPATSDQLAYVMYTSGSTGVPKGVNVMHRGIVRLVKNTHYANFSAEEVFLQLAPVAFDASTLEIWGSLLNGARLAIMPPHPPSLSELGQAIQQHQVTFLWLTAGLFNLMVNEQLEALKSVRQLLAGGDVLSVPHVQKVLQALPECQLINGYGPTENTTFTCCHPITEASWAGGSIPIGRAIANTQVYLLDAHLQPVPIGIPGELYIGGEGLARGYFKRPELTAEKFIPHPFNPEPNTHLYKTGDLARYLPNGDLEFLGRIDHQVKIRGFRVELGEIEALLAQHPDVRETAVLKQDDATGNPRLVAYIVSNLTPERTPWDIECLAEYQGNLATTVRTQDISPNGVGLVDVPKSWMLHQRVRLYFQLPTATEKRWFEGTIVWKQDTQVGVELALNLSEQTLFHQSIDYLLETQGFLKVLQRAAVGSLRQWLKQKLPDYMMPSSFVFLNALPLTANGKVDRKALSIPESSIPQSEETYVAPQTEIEQMLVALWQQILGLPQVGVEDNFFDLGGHSLLLVQMHSQLQQQMNRAISMVDLFKYPTISALADYLNPTRDESLNSTSQESDKAQLRQRAMQQKAALNRRKPQRR, from the coding sequence ATGCTTGGTCATTCTCAGGAGGCTTGTCTCCACCAACTCTTTGAGTTCCAAGTTCAACAATCGCCAGATGCGATCGCGCTAGTCTATCAAAAGCAGTCCTTAACCTACCAAGAATTGAATGATCGAGCCAACCAACTCGCCCATCGCCTCAAACAGTTAGGAGTTGGCCCTGAAGTTCTCGTGGCGATCTGCGTCGAGCGATCGCTCTCAATGGTCATTGGCTTACTGGGTATCCTCAAAGCAGGAGGTGCTTACGTTCCCCTCGATCCCAGTTACCCTCCCGACCGACTGGCGTATATGTTAGAGCATTCGCAAACGCCCGTCTTGCTGGTTCAACAAGCGTTACTCCCAATCCTGCCAGAGCATAGCGCCCAAGTCATCTGCTTAGATACAGACCTAGACGGTACGCCTGCTGAAAATCCCCAGAGTGACGTAACGCCGGATAACCTTGCGTATGTGATTTACACCTCCGGTTCCACAGGCAAACCCAAAGGCGTCGCGATCGCCCATCGGGGGGCTGTCAATACCCTCCTCGACATTAACCAGCGCTTTAGCGTTACGAGGTGCGATCGCGTTTTAGCCGTTTCCTCCTTCAGCTTTGACCTCTCTGTCTACGACATCTTCGGCTTGCTGGCCGTGGGCGGTACCGTCGTTATCCCTAGCGCCTCCGCCTCGCCCGATCCAGCCGAGTGGCTAGACACCCTACACCAGGCCCAAATTACCCTTTGGGACTCTGCCCCCCCACTCATGCAAATGCTGGTTGATTATGCCACAGCCCGCAACCTCAACCTACCCGATAGCCTGCGCCTCGTCCTCCTCAGCGGCGATTGGATACCCCTCACCCTGCCCGACCGTATCCATACTCTAGGCAACCCCGAAACCGCCGTCATCAGCCTAGGAGGAGCCACAGAAGCCTCAATTTGGTCGATCCTGTACCCCATTGCCCAAGTTGAGCCTCATTGGAAAAGCATCCCCTACGGTCGCCCGATGACCCGCCAGCAATTCCACATCCTCAACGAATATCTAGAACCCTGCCCGAATGGGGAAGCCGGACAGCTTTATATTGGAGGAATCGGGCTAGCCCGCTGCTATTGGCGAGACCCCGAAAAAACCCGCGATCGCTTTATTATCCATCCCCAAACCGGCGATCGCCTCTACTGTACGGGCGACCTGGGGCGCTATCTCCCCGATGGCAATATTGAATTTATCGGTCGCATCGACCATCAAGTCAAAATTCGCGGTTTCCGCATCGAACTGGGCGAAATTGAAGCCACCCTGCGCCAGCATCCGGAAGTGGGAGATGCCGTTGTCATCGTTCGAGAAGATACCCCCAATCATAAGCGCCTGGTGGCCTACGTCGTCCGTCCGCCCCAAAACGCTTCAGAAGCCGATGAGGACAGCGAACTGCTCTCGCAATGGCAAGCGATCTACAATACCACCTACAGCCAGACGCCCACCCCTCAAAACCAAACCTTTAATATTGTGGGTTGGAATAGCAGCTACACCGGGCAACCCATCCCAGAAGCAGAAATGCACGAATGGGTTGAACATACCGTAGAACGCATTTTACAACTGCAACCCCAACAGGTGCTTGAGATTGGTTGCGGTACTGGGTTGCTAGTCTCCCGCATTGCCCCCCACTGTACCCACTATTGGGCGGCGGACTTCTCCGGTCAAGCCCTGCGCTGTATCGAACAGATGCGCCAGTCTGTATCGGGGTTAGAACATGTCACGCTGCTAGAACGATCGGCCGATAACTTTGAGGGCATTGCTGAAGCCAGTCTCGATACCCTAATTATTAATTCTGTGATTCAGCATTTCCCCAGCATTGACTATCTCGTCGCGGTCTTAGAAAAAGCCGTCAAAGCCGTCCGCAAAGGGGGCAAAATCTTTTTAGGAGACTTGCGAAGTTTGCCCTTATTAGAGGCGTATCATACCTCCGTGCAACTGTACCGGGCTGATCAAGGCGAGACGCGATCGCAATTACTCAACACCGCGCAATTGGCGATCGCCCAAGAAGAAGAACTCGTCATCGATCCGGCCTTCTTCAACGCCCTTAAACACCACCTCCCAGAAATTGCCCAGATTGAAATTCTGCCCAAACGCGGCATTCACCACAACGAATTAACCCGCTTTCGCTACGACGTAACCCTTGAAATTGGCGAACCTTTGCCCGTCACCTCTGATATTCAATGGTTAGAGTGGCAACCCCATTGGACGCTAGCAGAGATCGAAGAAAGATTGCGATCGCAGCGTCCCCTTAAAATCGGCTGGCGACACATTACCAACGCCCGTTTAGAAACCGAACTCAAAACTCAACAATGGTTGCACAATAACGCCGCACCCGACACCGTGGGAGAATGGCAAACCTACCTGCAAACCCAACCCCCCCAAGGCCTCGATCCCGAAGCCCTTTGGCAACTCGCCCAAGCCCTCAACTACCAAATTCACATCAGTTGGTTAAATACAGACGCTTCCGGTTGCTACGATGTGGTGTTTCAACAAACTTCAATTGAGTCTCCCCTCGTCCTCGCCGCAGAAACTCCCGTTTCCCCTCAACCTTGGCAACACTACGCCAACCAACCCCTGCAACAGATCGTTGCTCAAAAACTGATCCCGCGCCTGCGGTGTTTTGTGCAAGACAAACTCCCCGATTATATGACGCCCGATCGCTTTGTCTTGCTAGAAGCACTCCCCCTTACCCCCAATGGTAAAGTCGATCGGCGCTCTTTACCCGCCCCCGATGCCAGCCGACCCGATCTAGAAGAGCAATATGTTGCCCCTCGCACCGAATTAGAAGCAACGCTGGCTGAAATTTGGGCGGATGTTCTCGGTATTGAACGCGTCGGCATTTACGATAACTTCTTAGCATTGGGGGGTCATTCTTTACTCGCCATCCAAATTGACGGCCGCCTTCGCAATGCCTTACAGGTAGAACTCCCCGGAGATAGTTTATTTACTTGTCCGACCGTTGCTTCCCTAGCCCAACGCATCCTAGAAAGCAACGCTACCCCAACGCGCCAGCCCGTCGCCACCCTTCAACCCGTTTCCCGCCATTCATACTTACCGCTGTCTTGGAACCAACAGCAATTATGGTTTCTCAAGCAACTTGCCCCCGACGCCCCCGTTTATAACGAACCCTGCACGATTCATTTTGCTAGCGAAATCCAAGTAGACGCCTTAGAAAAAGCGCTGCACGAATTAATTAAACGCCATGAAAGCCTAAGAACTCGCTTCACGATCGTCGAGGGAAAACCCGTTCAAGTTATCGATTCGCCCGCAGCCACCTTTGACTTACCTTTGGTTGATTTAAGAAAACTTCCAAGCAATCAACGAGAAGATCGCGCCTTACACCTTGCCGGACAAGAAGCCAAAGCCCCCTTCGATCTAGCCACAGGCCCCATGATGCGGGCAACTTTAATTCAGCTTGGCGATACCGATTATCGGCTATTCCTCACCTTTCATCACATCATCATGGATGGCATTTCGATCTACAATGCCTTCTTGCCAGAACTTGCCACCCTCTACGAGGCGTTTAAGAACCATTCGCCCAGCCACCCCCCGCTGGCATTACCCGAATTACCCTTACAATATGCTGACTTTGCCGTTTGGCAGCAACAAATCCTGCAAGGCGATACTCTCAAACCCCAATTAGACTATTGGCAGCAACAGCTTGCAGATTTACCCGTTTTGCAACTCCCCTGCGACTATCCCCGCCCCACAACCCCCAGTTTCCAAGGGGCGAGGCAGCGTTTAGCCCTCTCCAAACCCCTCACAGAAGCCTTAAAAGTTCTCTCTCAGCAAGCAGGCGTGACGCTGTACATGACGCTGCTAGCAGCTTTCAAGGTGCTGCTTTATCGCTATTCTGGGCAAGAAGATATTGTTGTTGGCACCTTTAGCGCCGGACGCAACCCACCCGAAACCGCCGAAATGATGGGTTTCTTTGTGAATACCTTAGTGTTGCGTACCGATTTATCAGGCAATCCCAGTTTTCAAACCTTACTCTCGCGGGTGCGGGATGTCACCTTAAATGCTTACGCCCACGAAGAGGTCCCCTTTGAACAACTGTTAACCACTCTACGCCCGGAACGCCGTCCCGGAGAAAATCCCCTGTTTCAAGTGGCCTTTGCCCCCCAACCGCCCATGCCCGTTTTAAGTCAGGGTTGGCAAGTCAGCTACTTAGATGTGGAAACAGATACGGCGAAGTTTGATTTAACTTTAGATGTGGAAGAAAGACCGGAAGGAGTCATTGGTCGTTTAGAGTACAATACCGAACGCTTCAAGCCCGATACCATTGAACGCCTGTTGGGACATTGGCAAACCCTTTTAGAAAGTGTCGTCGCCAACCCAGAACAGAAAATCGCCCAGTTACCCTTGTTAACCGCCAGGGAACGCCAACAGCTAGCCGTTTGGAACCAAACCCAAACCGATTATCCGCAACAGGCCTGCGTGCATCAACTCTTTGAGGAACAGGTGGCGCGATCGCCCCAGGCTACAGCCCTTATTTTTGCAGACCAACACCTCAGCTATCAAGAACTGAACCAACGCGCCAATCAACTCGCCCATTACTTGCAAAATCTTGGCGTAGGGCCTGAAGTTTTAGTCGGAATTTGCGTTGAACGTTCCCTCGATCTGATTGTGGGACTTTTAGCTATTTTGAAAGCGGGTGGGGCTTACGTTCCCCTCGATCCAACCTATCCGCCGCAACGCTTAACCCTGATGCTGGAAGATGCCGCCGTTCCAGTTTTGGTGACTCAATCGGCGTTACGCGCTTCCCTGCCCGCACATCGCGCGCGCGTGGTTTGTTTGGATGCGGATCTCCCCCAAATTCAGCAGCAAAGTTGGGAAAATCCGACTTCTCCCGCAACATCTGACCAACTGGCGTATGTCATGTACACTTCCGGTTCTACGGGGGTTCCCAAAGGCGTCAATGTCATGCATCGGGGAATTGTCCGCTTGGTTAAAAATACCCATTACGCCAATTTCAGCGCGGAAGAAGTCTTCTTACAATTAGCCCCGGTTGCTTTTGATGCCTCGACTTTAGAAATTTGGGGCAGCTTGTTGAATGGGGCGCGGCTAGCAATCATGCCCCCGCATCCGCCCTCGCTATCTGAGTTAGGACAAGCCATTCAACAGCATCAAGTGACGTTTCTGTGGCTAACGGCAGGCTTATTTAACTTGATGGTAAACGAACAGCTAGAAGCTTTGAAGTCCGTCCGCCAATTGCTAGCGGGGGGCGATGTGCTTTCGGTACCGCACGTCCAAAAAGTCCTGCAAGCTTTACCCGAATGCCAGTTAATTAACGGCTATGGGCCAACGGAAAATACCACCTTTACCTGCTGCCACCCAATTACAGAAGCGAGTTGGGCGGGAGGTTCCATTCCAATTGGGAGAGCGATCGCCAATACCCAAGTGTATCTGCTCGATGCCCACTTACAACCCGTGCCGATAGGAATTCCTGGAGAACTTTATATTGGCGGCGAGGGTTTAGCGCGGGGCTATTTTAAGCGTCCTGAATTAACCGCTGAAAAATTTATTCCCCATCCCTTTAACCCAGAACCCAATACTCACCTCTACAAAACGGGTGACTTAGCCCGCTATTTACCCAATGGCGATTTAGAATTTCTCGGTCGCATCGACCATCAAGTTAAAATTCGCGGTTTCCGCGTTGAGTTAGGCGAAATTGAAGCGCTATTAGCCCAACATCCCGATGTTCGAGAAACGGCGGTTTTAAAACAAGATGATGCTACGGGCAACCCGCGCTTAGTCGCCTATATTGTTTCTAACCTCACGCCCGAACGAACCCCTTGGGACATTGAATGTCTGGCAGAATATCAGGGTAATTTAGCAACAACGGTTCGCACCCAGGATATTTCCCCTAACGGTGTGGGCTTAGTGGATGTCCCGAAAAGCTGGATGCTGCATCAACGGGTGCGTTTGTATTTCCAACTCCCCACAGCTACAGAAAAACGCTGGTTTGAGGGCACTATTGTCTGGAAACAGGATACTCAAGTTGGGGTTGAGTTGGCGCTTAACCTCAGCGAACAAACCCTTTTTCACCAGAGCATAGACTATCTTCTGGAAACCCAAGGCTTTTTGAAAGTGTTGCAGCGGGCAGCGGTGGGAAGTCTGCGCCAGTGGTTGAAGCAGAAGCTACCCGACTATATGATGCCGTCTAGCTTTGTCTTTTTAAATGCTTTGCCCCTCACTGCGAATGGCAAAGTAGACCGCAAAGCTTTAAGCATTCCAGAATCCTCGATCCCCCAGTCAGAAGAAACCTATGTTGCCCCACAAACGGAAATCGAGCAAATGCTGGTGGCACTTTGGCAACAAATTTTAGGGCTTCCTCAAGTGGGAGTTGAAGATAATTTCTTTGATTTGGGGGGGCATTCTTTACTGCTGGTGCAAATGCATAGCCAACTCCAACAGCAGATGAATCGCGCTATTTCAATGGTCGATTTGTTTAAATATCCCACCATTAGCGCTTTGGCTGACTATTTAAACCCAACGCGCGATGAATCGTTGAATTCTACCAGCCAGGAGAGCGATAAAGCGCAACTCCGCCAGCGGGCTATGCAGCAAAAAGCAGCCCTGAACCGACGCAAGCCGCAACGACGTTAG